In Isoptericola jiangsuensis, the following proteins share a genomic window:
- a CDS encoding type II secretion system F family protein, whose translation MPQIIPALGGALVVAGLIGVVVGLVPRPPAEPAPRTSRPSPLAARWRGLTRRTKVLLGVGFAAGVVAWAVTGWAIAIIIGPLAVAGLPALLSSPGADAQIAKLEALEEWTRGLASVLTVGVGLEEAIRATLRSAPEAIRPEVTSLVARLRARMGTEAALRAFADDLDDTTGDMVAAFLILGARKRGQGLADVLTSLAESVAADVRARRAIEADRAKPRTTARWVTIITIAVLAYLLIFTGEYVAPYGTALGQLLLTLLLGIYVLLLWWMRQMAKGEKLPRFLGLSSGSLVTESRTITGAGAR comes from the coding sequence ATGCCGCAGATCATCCCTGCACTCGGCGGCGCCCTCGTCGTCGCCGGACTCATCGGCGTCGTCGTCGGGCTGGTCCCGCGACCCCCTGCTGAACCCGCCCCGCGGACCTCACGGCCCTCGCCGCTGGCAGCCCGCTGGCGGGGCTTGACCCGGCGGACGAAGGTGTTGCTCGGCGTCGGGTTCGCCGCGGGCGTCGTCGCCTGGGCGGTGACCGGGTGGGCCATCGCGATCATCATCGGCCCCCTCGCTGTCGCAGGGCTCCCTGCACTGCTGTCCTCTCCGGGCGCCGACGCGCAGATCGCCAAGCTCGAAGCCCTCGAAGAGTGGACCCGGGGGCTCGCGAGCGTCCTGACCGTCGGCGTCGGACTCGAAGAAGCTATCCGAGCGACCCTGCGCTCGGCCCCTGAGGCGATCCGGCCCGAGGTGACCTCGCTGGTCGCCCGGCTGCGAGCCCGGATGGGCACCGAGGCCGCGCTGCGCGCCTTCGCCGACGACCTGGACGACACCACGGGCGACATGGTCGCCGCCTTCCTCATCCTCGGCGCTCGCAAACGCGGCCAGGGCCTGGCCGACGTGCTCACCTCACTCGCCGAGTCCGTCGCGGCGGACGTCCGTGCACGGCGCGCCATCGAGGCCGATCGCGCCAAGCCGCGCACCACCGCCCGCTGGGTCACGATCATCACGATCGCGGTCCTCGCCTACCTGCTGATCTTCACCGGCGAGTACGTCGCCCCGTACGGCACCGCGCTCGGCCAGTTGCTGCTCACCCTCCTGCTCGGCATCTACGTCCTGCTGCTGTGGTGGATGCGCCAGATGGCCAAGGGGGAGAAGCTGCCCCGCTTCCTGGGCCTGTCCAGCGGCTCCCTCGTCACCGAGTCTCGAACGATCACCGGGGCGGGCGCGCGATGA
- a CDS encoding CpaF family protein, giving the protein MNEFLDRAASDAGDPTNLPIFGAPSSDTIDVSTAPSAHALAGRLRAPQSAALDDVPTSDEAAEPRAGSGASRSGTLDWQLVAELRTQASDLLMASLGDERGQDVVAERERGRAIIHELLATTAADRIHDGEPAWTMEVQSRLAEAVYHALFGLGRLQPYVDDDSVENIIITGADTVFLEKTDGELVRVEPVADSDSELLEFLQFVAARQESTARSFSTASPTMHMRLDGGPRLAAAAWITAFPVVVIRRHRLVRVTLTDLVERDMLTPVQASLLSAAVKAGLSIVVAGPQGAGKTTMVRALCAEIPPHEKLGTFETEYELHLHELKDVHPIVVPFEARPGSGEVGPDGRRAGEYTLDEALYDSFRMALSRQIVGEVRGAEVWAMLKAMESGAGSISTTHAADGEAAIRKLVTCGMEAGQAKDVVTAKLADAIDLIVQVHLETTQSGPDQWHRTRWVSEILHVTPGEEAKGYATTRVYAPNPDSGPALPGTLPDELRRLERHGFDLTGYIASAPGSPRAGEVA; this is encoded by the coding sequence ATGAACGAGTTCCTCGATCGTGCGGCGTCCGACGCGGGAGACCCGACGAACCTGCCGATCTTCGGCGCCCCGTCGAGCGACACCATCGACGTGTCGACCGCGCCGTCGGCGCATGCACTCGCCGGGCGCCTCCGCGCGCCGCAGTCGGCGGCGCTCGACGACGTCCCGACGTCGGATGAGGCAGCCGAGCCACGCGCAGGCAGCGGCGCGTCGAGGTCGGGGACTCTCGACTGGCAGCTCGTCGCCGAGCTGCGCACTCAGGCGTCGGACCTTCTGATGGCGTCGCTGGGGGACGAGCGCGGTCAGGACGTCGTGGCTGAGCGGGAGCGCGGTCGGGCGATCATCCACGAACTGCTCGCGACCACCGCGGCTGACCGGATCCACGACGGCGAGCCCGCGTGGACCATGGAGGTCCAGTCCCGGCTGGCCGAGGCGGTCTACCACGCCCTGTTTGGCCTCGGACGGTTGCAGCCCTACGTGGACGACGACTCGGTGGAGAACATCATCATCACCGGCGCCGACACGGTGTTCCTGGAGAAGACCGACGGTGAACTCGTGCGCGTCGAGCCGGTCGCCGACTCCGACTCCGAACTGCTCGAGTTCCTGCAGTTCGTCGCGGCCCGCCAGGAGTCCACCGCCAGGTCGTTCTCCACGGCGTCCCCGACGATGCACATGCGCCTCGACGGCGGTCCCCGCCTGGCCGCGGCCGCCTGGATCACCGCCTTTCCCGTCGTGGTCATCCGTCGCCACCGCCTCGTGCGGGTCACGCTCACCGACCTCGTCGAACGCGACATGCTCACCCCGGTGCAGGCGTCCCTGCTGTCGGCGGCGGTCAAGGCGGGACTGTCGATCGTCGTCGCCGGACCGCAGGGCGCGGGCAAGACGACGATGGTCCGTGCCCTGTGCGCCGAGATCCCGCCGCACGAGAAGCTCGGCACCTTCGAGACCGAGTACGAACTGCACCTGCACGAGCTCAAGGACGTCCACCCGATCGTCGTCCCGTTCGAGGCTCGCCCAGGCTCCGGGGAGGTCGGCCCGGACGGCAGGCGTGCGGGGGAGTACACCCTCGACGAGGCGCTCTACGACTCGTTCCGCATGGCGCTGTCCCGCCAGATCGTCGGCGAGGTCCGCGGTGCGGAGGTCTGGGCGATGCTCAAGGCGATGGAGTCCGGCGCCGGGTCGATCTCCACGACGCACGCCGCCGACGGCGAGGCCGCGATCCGCAAGCTCGTCACGTGCGGGATGGAGGCCGGGCAGGCGAAGGACGTCGTCACGGCCAAGCTCGCCGACGCGATCGACCTCATCGTTCAGGTCCACCTCGAGACGACCCAGAGCGGGCCGGACCAGTGGCACCGCACCCGCTGGGTGTCCGAGATCCTCCACGTCACGCCGGGCGAGGAAGCCAAGGGCTACGCGACCACTCGGGTCTACGCCCCCAACCCCGACAGCGGACCGGCCTTGCCGGGAACCCTGCCCGACGAGCTGCGCCGCCTGGAACGGCACGGGTTCGACCTGACTGGGTACATCGCCTCCGCCCCCGGCTCCCCCCGCGCAGGGGAGGTCGCCTGA